In the Pseudoliparis swirei isolate HS2019 ecotype Mariana Trench chromosome 19, NWPU_hadal_v1, whole genome shotgun sequence genome, one interval contains:
- the LOC130209786 gene encoding zona pellucida sperm-binding protein 3-like, with amino-acid sequence MMAFFWQRALLVSLAAAMSVYADMKLDCGTDYVTLVWSEGRSRADTSLFRLGNCFPTSFSATEAVFSVDFDDCNFRRIVTGDRLMFTNDLTYSSSSDSDPQAFTHPVVCVYERPEDWYPRLHAPIFNTYGLGDLEFHFGLMNADFSGPAESTFPLGSFIPIMASVAQEAHQPLLLFLEECVAATTPELQPESTLYPIIANEGCLVDSLVSRSKFERRQKSSEIHLSLQAFRFGLGEEVFIHCKLVAWDPNRQDNSKKACHYDQEHGWEQLDNSASRYLCACCDSDCKSRRVRSSASGKRGMAQKAVLGPLTITDVNY; translated from the exons ATGATGGCGTTCTTTTGGCAACGTGCTCTGCTTGTGAGCCTGGCTGCGGCCATGTCGGTGTATGCAG ACATGAAGCTGGACTGCGGAACCGATTATGTGACGTTGGTGTGGAGTGAGGGCAGGTCCCGGGCCGATACCTCGCTCTTCCGTCTGGGTAACTGCTTCCCCACCAGCTTCTCGGCCACCGAGGCTGTTTTCAGCGTGGACTTCGACGACTGTAACTTCAGGAGAATT GTAACTGGGGATCGCTTGATGTTCACCAACGATCTGACCTACAGTTCCTCTTCTGACTCTGACCCTCAGGCCTTCACTCACCCTGTTGTCTGTGTATATGAGAG gcCTGAAGACTGGTACCCGCGGCTTCATGCCCCAATTTTCAACACGTACGGTCTCGGAGATCTAGAGTTCCACTTTGGCCTCATGAATG ctgactTCTCTGGCCCAGCTGAATCTACCTTTCCTCTGGGCTCCTTTATCCCAATCATGGCTAGCGTGGCCCAGGAGGCCCATCAGCCCTTGCTGCTGTTTCTTGAGGAATGCGTAGCGGCTACCACACCGGAGCTGCAGCCTGAAAGCACTTTGTACCCGATAATCGCCAATGAGGG ATGTCTTGTGGACAGTCTGGTATCGCGCTCTAAATTCGAACGAAGGCAAAAATCCTCTGAGATCCACCTTTCCCTTCAAGCCTTTAGGTTTGGTCTCGGTGAAGAG GTGTTTATTCACTGTAAACTTGTGGCTTGGGATCCCAACCGTCAGgacaacagcaagaaggcctgCCACTATGACCAAGAGCATGG CTGGGAGCAGTTGGACAACTCTGCCTCCCGCTATCTCTGTGCCTGCTGTGACTCTGACTGCAAGTCCAGGAGGGTCAGGAGTTCAGCATCAG gGAAGCGTGGCATGGCACAAAAAGCTGTCCTTGGGCCGCTGACTatcactgatgtgaattatTGA